The Deinococcus hopiensis KR-140 genome includes a window with the following:
- a CDS encoding VWA-like domain-containing protein: MPERSELKVYWRPRPLRQRTQGTPQAELTLELGPSRRVTVNWPEADRLIGNPRRGEEAVRPFLPAASPVLVSPCGWRCTPQAVWGRGEVDFLLPQPQAHLSAEALQSWQRHLTGQAAALTGSRTPLLRAAALLLAGALRERGHANLNAAVQTGDLQELLPRYSAALLGALEAVHPPPENLPKRPPVRPRLQDNLNALSRGDYQPTDVEPWGSMLWPWAWHPAFGLRHNFKKADPSQPVGLLHHLHAASSETFPWELPEVEQGLQRAATVRQVTLAERLVAQARYRHDEAQRQASVEAARTLQEQVVDHRRTQGIGKELAHTAALVEGVLRGEHLPGSEQVYRLVTQWLTSWAAVDQLLPELRHVRAGMRLVLDPREAARLDIRTAALRGEQVIVNLSRLGGEDAHGQDRVRILARMVVHRALGHAARGTGRNALPWSTACVMIAEAWFDELQMPPLSRDVDPAPTRDADLETLGSAEAVYAELLRRLEGGQLRERNLSGTRSRGLPDLIGDGEDAARGLTPAEEEAVRDQIARGLEEARYLRGLGLDLGGGLMRELRAVSARPVPWRPALLEWAQPHYPRPQRRPRWNKLARRESSDPRMPRPSFQGEDRSSVLLAVLIDASASMEDATLAEGLGAIENTCGVLGIGHLRLIACDTVATDHGLVRPWQLREAVTLTGGGGTDLQDGVDLLERLATVASPAHPPVDPRTPLLILTDGLLWAPAELGARPHAWLMPPGARLPFRTKAPTFTIRRD, translated from the coding sequence TTGCCTGAAAGGAGCGAACTGAAGGTGTACTGGCGGCCACGACCCCTGCGCCAACGCACCCAGGGCACGCCACAGGCGGAACTCACCCTGGAACTGGGTCCGTCCCGCCGGGTTACCGTGAACTGGCCTGAAGCGGACCGCCTCATCGGCAACCCGCGGCGCGGAGAGGAAGCGGTGCGGCCCTTCCTCCCTGCCGCCTCTCCGGTCCTCGTTTCGCCGTGCGGCTGGCGCTGCACGCCCCAGGCGGTCTGGGGAAGGGGAGAGGTGGACTTCCTCCTGCCGCAGCCTCAGGCCCACCTGAGCGCGGAGGCCCTCCAGAGCTGGCAACGGCACCTGACCGGACAGGCCGCGGCATTGACGGGAAGCCGCACACCCCTGCTGCGCGCTGCCGCACTTCTCCTGGCAGGGGCACTGCGAGAACGTGGACACGCAAACCTGAACGCGGCGGTCCAGACGGGCGACCTGCAAGAGCTCCTGCCCCGGTACTCCGCCGCGCTGCTCGGTGCCCTGGAGGCTGTGCATCCCCCGCCGGAGAATCTGCCCAAGCGCCCGCCCGTCCGTCCACGCCTGCAGGACAACCTGAACGCGCTCAGCCGCGGAGACTACCAGCCCACCGACGTGGAGCCCTGGGGCAGCATGCTCTGGCCCTGGGCCTGGCATCCAGCGTTCGGACTGCGGCACAACTTCAAGAAGGCGGATCCAAGTCAGCCTGTTGGTCTGCTGCACCACCTGCACGCCGCGTCCTCCGAGACCTTCCCCTGGGAACTGCCAGAGGTGGAACAGGGTCTGCAGCGGGCCGCCACCGTGCGCCAGGTCACCCTGGCGGAACGACTGGTGGCCCAGGCCCGCTACCGGCATGACGAAGCGCAGCGTCAGGCGAGTGTGGAAGCGGCCCGGACCCTGCAGGAGCAGGTGGTGGACCACCGCCGCACCCAGGGCATCGGGAAGGAACTCGCGCATACCGCCGCCCTCGTGGAAGGCGTGCTGCGAGGTGAGCACCTGCCGGGCAGCGAGCAGGTTTACCGCCTGGTGACGCAGTGGTTGACGAGCTGGGCCGCCGTGGATCAACTGCTTCCAGAACTCCGGCACGTCCGTGCTGGAATGAGGCTGGTCCTCGACCCCCGCGAGGCGGCCCGCCTGGACATCCGCACCGCGGCCTTGCGGGGCGAACAGGTGATCGTCAACCTCAGCCGCCTGGGTGGGGAGGATGCGCATGGGCAGGACCGGGTGCGCATCCTCGCCCGGATGGTCGTTCACCGGGCCCTCGGACACGCGGCGCGGGGCACCGGGCGGAATGCGCTTCCGTGGTCCACAGCCTGCGTTATGATCGCCGAGGCCTGGTTCGACGAACTGCAAATGCCGCCGCTCAGCCGTGACGTTGATCCCGCTCCCACGCGGGACGCAGATCTGGAAACGTTGGGTAGCGCCGAAGCCGTCTATGCCGAATTGCTGCGCCGTCTGGAAGGTGGTCAACTGAGGGAGCGGAACCTCAGTGGGACGAGGAGTCGCGGCCTTCCGGACCTGATCGGCGACGGGGAAGACGCGGCCCGCGGCCTGACACCCGCGGAGGAAGAGGCGGTGCGCGACCAGATTGCGCGGGGCCTGGAGGAAGCCCGCTACCTGCGGGGGTTGGGCCTGGACCTTGGGGGTGGCCTGATGCGGGAACTGCGTGCCGTCTCGGCCAGGCCGGTGCCCTGGCGTCCAGCGCTGCTCGAATGGGCGCAGCCGCACTATCCTCGGCCGCAACGTCGCCCCCGCTGGAACAAGCTGGCCCGCCGGGAAAGCAGCGACCCCCGGATGCCCCGGCCCAGTTTTCAGGGCGAGGACCGCAGCAGTGTGTTGCTGGCCGTGCTCATCGACGCTTCGGCCAGCATGGAGGACGCGACGCTCGCCGAGGGGCTGGGAGCCATCGAGAACACCTGCGGCGTGCTGGGTATCGGCCACCTGCGCCTGATCGCCTGCGACACCGTGGCGACCGACCACGGCCTGGTGCGGCCCTGGCAACTCCGGGAGGCGGTGACGCTGACGGGTGGAGGCGGAACCGATCTCCAGGACGGTGTGGACCTGCTGGAACGCCTGGCCACCGTGGCGTCTCCCGCGCATCCACCCGTTGATCCCCGCACGCCCCTGCTGATTCTGACCGACGGGCTGCTCTGGGCTCCCGCCGAACTGGGAGCCCGCCCCCACGCCTGGCTGATGCCTCCCGGTGCCCGGCTGCCCTTTCGGACGAAGGCTCCGACGTTCACCATTCGGCGCGACTGA
- a CDS encoding RNA ligase (ATP) translates to MAIPQVIKGRARLFPHTGAERLELCKVGSFQLVVRKGEYQDGDPIVVAPERALLPPHLAARYVNSETGASYLHGPEKNRVGAVRLRGELSQGVILPLEGLEEAPFGEDLSAQLGITFWEPPIPVHLTGEVAPLPALAHYGHHDVEQFGIYAVEFRAGEPVIATEKLHGTQGVYHRTVEGEWRATSKGLSRNRLTLKENEGNVYWQAARNSGLFGRVDTAIPAREIQVFGEVVPVQKGFSYGQRKPAVFVFKVLVDGEPLPRAKWPVSVLERSVPVLYEGPFEEAKLRSLRGGMETVSGRGLHIREGLVVMPVTPRLTADGRDLSLKLISEAYAKKETGEEFS, encoded by the coding sequence ATGGCCATTCCCCAAGTCATCAAAGGCCGCGCCCGCCTTTTTCCACACACTGGAGCCGAACGTCTGGAACTGTGCAAGGTGGGCTCTTTCCAGCTCGTCGTACGCAAGGGTGAGTATCAAGACGGCGACCCCATCGTCGTCGCGCCGGAGCGCGCCCTGCTGCCGCCGCACCTGGCCGCGCGGTACGTCAACTCCGAAACCGGCGCGTCCTACCTGCACGGCCCGGAGAAGAACCGTGTCGGCGCCGTTCGGCTCCGCGGCGAACTGTCGCAGGGTGTGATCCTGCCGCTGGAGGGACTGGAGGAGGCCCCCTTCGGCGAAGACCTCTCCGCCCAGTTGGGAATCACCTTCTGGGAGCCGCCCATTCCCGTCCACCTGACCGGCGAAGTCGCTCCACTGCCTGCCCTCGCCCACTACGGGCACCACGACGTGGAACAGTTCGGCATCTACGCCGTGGAGTTCCGGGCCGGAGAACCCGTCATCGCCACCGAGAAGCTGCACGGGACGCAGGGCGTGTATCACCGGACGGTGGAAGGCGAATGGCGGGCGACAAGCAAGGGACTGTCACGCAATCGGCTGACCCTGAAGGAGAACGAGGGCAACGTGTACTGGCAGGCGGCCCGGAACAGCGGGCTGTTCGGACGGGTGGACACGGCCATTCCCGCAAGGGAGATACAGGTCTTCGGTGAGGTGGTGCCGGTGCAAAAGGGATTTTCCTACGGCCAGCGGAAACCGGCGGTGTTCGTGTTCAAGGTGCTGGTGGACGGTGAGCCGCTTCCCCGCGCTAAGTGGCCGGTTTCCGTCCTGGAGCGCAGCGTGCCGGTGCTGTACGAAGGACCGTTCGAGGAGGCGAAGCTGCGTTCCCTGCGCGGTGGAATGGAAACCGTCTCGGGCCGGGGCCTGCATATCCGCGAGGGCCTGGTCGTTATGCCCGTCACGCCACGGCTCACAGCGGATGGACGCGACCTGAGCCTGAAGCTCATCTCGGAGGCGTACGCGAAAAAAGAAACCGGAGAGGAGTTTTCGTGA
- a CDS encoding 3'-5' exonuclease, producing MTLLNIVDVEATCWVGEPPPGQTNEIIEIGLCVLNLSTLERLEKRSLLVRPEHSEVGTFCTELTGLTPEEVATGMTLREACDVLRRDFHSDSRPWASWGNYDRKQFERQCRSGVQYPFSSRHTNAKQVYAAGYHLKRPGMAAALQHAGLPLEGVHHRGADDAWNIAALISRLLREGHWEMGAAR from the coding sequence GTGACATTACTCAACATCGTGGATGTGGAAGCCACCTGCTGGGTGGGAGAGCCGCCGCCTGGTCAGACGAACGAGATCATTGAAATCGGCCTCTGCGTGCTCAACCTCTCCACGCTGGAGCGGCTGGAGAAGCGTAGCCTCCTGGTCCGGCCTGAGCATTCGGAAGTGGGCACCTTTTGTACCGAGCTTACGGGCCTGACGCCGGAAGAAGTTGCCACAGGGATGACACTCCGTGAAGCCTGTGACGTGCTAAGGCGGGACTTTCATTCGGACTCTCGGCCCTGGGCGAGCTGGGGCAACTATGACCGCAAGCAGTTCGAGCGGCAGTGCCGGAGCGGCGTGCAGTATCCCTTCAGCTCCAGGCACACGAACGCCAAGCAGGTGTATGCTGCCGGGTACCATTTGAAGCGGCCTGGGATGGCTGCAGCGCTGCAACACGCTGGCCTCCCCCTGGAGGGCGTCCACCACCGGGGCGCGGACGACGCCTGGAACATCGCTGCCCTGATCAGCCGCCTGCTCCGGGAGGGCCACTGGGAGATGGGGGCTGCCCGGTGA
- the tnpC gene encoding IS66 family transposase, whose amino-acid sequence MSEDTCPNCKKLEAQLAKVLAELQEIKARLCLNSTTSHQPPSQDKPWTPKSERQKTGRSSGAQPGHKGKTLKMVEHPDEVVTLPVTGHCGCGQAWDTVTVSDELARQVLDLPEIRLHAVEYRAQVKVCPTCHHREQASFPAHVPGQVQYGACIHGLAVYLNVVHFVPLKRTANILEAVCGTTISDGTIALSLNVAAERLTDFETELKSALLNAPILHADETGSKVNGKLAWMHVVSCKQLTLYGHHEQRGYAALKNMDVLPQFQGTVVHDAWSTYFQLPAQHALCNAHLLREWRHLAEEHGQIWAGELRSAMQLVYHEHKAGTLTSEGKAAFLDRFDMLVQAGLDVNPPAEPIPEQRGRVKQTRGRNLALRCQRHREAILRFLDDQQVPFDNNQAERDIRMACVKRKVSGGFRSAKGSMNFCRIRSYTSTLHKQGTSIWRGLVSIFRGDIIMPNFS is encoded by the coding sequence ATCTCCGAGGACACCTGCCCAAATTGCAAAAAACTGGAAGCTCAGCTGGCCAAAGTGCTCGCTGAACTCCAGGAGATCAAAGCGCGTCTCTGCCTGAACAGCACGACTTCGCACCAACCTCCGAGCCAGGACAAGCCTTGGACACCGAAGAGTGAGCGCCAGAAGACTGGTCGGTCTTCTGGCGCTCAACCCGGTCACAAAGGGAAGACGCTGAAGATGGTCGAGCACCCTGACGAGGTCGTGACTCTTCCTGTGACCGGGCACTGTGGGTGTGGTCAGGCCTGGGACACAGTCACAGTCAGTGATGAACTGGCGCGGCAGGTTCTGGACCTGCCCGAGATCCGTCTGCATGCGGTGGAGTACCGTGCCCAGGTTAAGGTGTGTCCGACGTGTCACCACCGCGAGCAGGCTTCTTTTCCAGCTCATGTTCCTGGTCAGGTGCAGTACGGTGCTTGCATCCACGGATTGGCGGTTTACCTAAACGTAGTGCATTTCGTTCCGCTCAAACGCACGGCAAACATTCTGGAAGCCGTCTGTGGCACAACAATCAGTGACGGTACCATTGCCCTGAGCCTCAATGTCGCCGCTGAGCGTCTGACCGATTTTGAGACCGAGCTCAAAAGCGCACTGTTGAATGCGCCTATCCTGCATGCAGATGAGACCGGCAGCAAGGTGAATGGGAAGCTGGCCTGGATGCATGTGGTGAGCTGCAAGCAGCTCACGTTGTATGGGCATCACGAGCAGCGAGGATATGCGGCGCTCAAGAACATGGATGTCCTCCCCCAATTTCAGGGCACAGTTGTCCATGACGCCTGGAGCACCTATTTCCAGCTTCCTGCACAGCATGCCCTGTGCAACGCTCATCTCCTAAGGGAATGGCGGCATCTGGCAGAGGAGCATGGACAAATCTGGGCAGGAGAACTACGCAGCGCCATGCAGCTCGTCTATCACGAGCACAAAGCAGGGACGCTGACCTCAGAGGGAAAAGCCGCATTCTTGGACCGATTCGACATGTTGGTGCAAGCGGGGTTAGACGTGAATCCACCAGCGGAACCCATTCCTGAGCAACGGGGTCGGGTGAAGCAAACCCGGGGACGCAACTTGGCGCTGCGGTGCCAGCGCCACCGTGAAGCGATCCTGCGCTTCCTTGATGACCAACAAGTGCCGTTTGACAACAATCAAGCGGAGCGGGACATCCGGATGGCCTGTGTGAAGCGCAAAGTCTCCGGAGGATTTCGTTCAGCGAAGGGCAGCATGAATTTTTGCCGCATTCGTAGTTATACATCGACGCTTCACAAGCAGGGTACGAGTATCTGGCGCGGTCTCGTTAGTATCTTTCGTGGCGATATTATTATGCCTAATTTCTCGTGA
- a CDS encoding IS110 family transposase — translation MPEQMFVGIDVSKARLDVAVLPSGEIFAVENTAAGLTELLIRLSEVQPHLVVLEATGGLEQAAMLALHDAGLAVTVLNPRQVRHFCRALGKHAKTDRMDAVLLAKFAQTLQPQAQVPGDAPQRALEALLARRRQMVDLLTMERNRLHSSRDSYVQRDVQEVIQYLEGRREQLDQALQEAILNSPKFQGTYALLTSTPGVGPVVALTLLAQLPELGSLSRQKVANLVGVAPLNWDSDKSRGHRCIWGGRAEVRQVLYMAAVTAVRWNPTLKTVFNHLIQKGKPKKVALVACMRKLLVYLNAMVRDQTPWHAPSAA, via the coding sequence ATGCCAGAACAGATGTTTGTCGGCATTGATGTCTCGAAAGCCCGCCTGGATGTGGCCGTGCTCCCCAGCGGTGAAATCTTCGCCGTAGAGAATACCGCTGCTGGACTCACCGAACTCCTGATTCGCCTTTCTGAAGTTCAGCCCCACCTGGTCGTCCTCGAAGCGACCGGCGGCCTGGAACAGGCTGCGATGTTGGCCCTGCATGATGCTGGATTGGCCGTGACGGTCTTGAATCCACGGCAGGTCCGTCATTTCTGTCGCGCGTTGGGCAAGCATGCGAAAACAGACCGAATGGATGCCGTGCTTTTGGCCAAGTTCGCTCAGACGCTGCAACCCCAAGCCCAAGTCCCCGGAGATGCCCCGCAACGTGCGCTTGAGGCGTTGCTCGCCCGTCGTCGTCAGATGGTCGATCTCCTGACCATGGAGCGCAACCGACTGCACAGCAGTCGGGATTCATATGTACAGCGTGATGTCCAAGAGGTCATCCAGTATCTCGAAGGGCGCCGAGAACAGCTGGATCAGGCTCTCCAGGAGGCCATTCTGAACAGTCCGAAGTTCCAGGGGACATACGCGCTGTTGACTTCAACCCCGGGGGTCGGTCCGGTCGTGGCCCTGACGTTGCTCGCCCAACTCCCGGAGTTGGGCTCGCTCTCGAGGCAGAAAGTTGCCAACCTGGTTGGGGTCGCCCCTCTGAACTGGGACAGTGACAAATCAAGAGGTCACCGCTGTATCTGGGGTGGACGCGCTGAGGTGCGCCAAGTGCTGTATATGGCGGCTGTGACCGCTGTACGTTGGAATCCAACCTTGAAGACAGTGTTTAATCATTTGATTCAGAAGGGCAAACCGAAGAAGGTCGCGTTGGTCGCATGTATGCGCAAATTGCTCGTCTACCTCAATGCCATGGTGCGTGATCAGACCCCGTGGCATGCTCCATCCGCTGCCTAA
- a CDS encoding response regulator: MIRLFRIAIIDDSLPDLLLAEEAFKGLEHPVFVQTYSSSRTAIQVLQRAGATLPDVILLDINMPTMNGFDVLKALKADARLSLIPIIMLTTSNTERDVHQAYSLSANSYVVKSPSFGTFVEQVEAFVTFWRNSRLVNWPERLLPPKR; the protein is encoded by the coding sequence ATGATCCGCTTATTCCGCATCGCCATCATTGACGACAGTCTGCCCGACCTCCTCCTCGCTGAAGAAGCTTTTAAAGGACTTGAGCACCCTGTTTTCGTGCAGACTTATTCGTCAAGCAGGACAGCCATTCAAGTCCTTCAACGGGCTGGGGCCACCCTCCCAGACGTGATACTGTTGGACATCAACATGCCCACCATGAATGGTTTTGACGTCCTCAAAGCTCTCAAGGCGGATGCCCGATTGAGTCTCATTCCCATTATTATGCTCACCACGTCCAATACAGAGAGAGATGTTCACCAGGCCTACTCGCTGTCGGCGAATTCCTACGTTGTCAAGTCGCCCAGCTTCGGTACGTTCGTCGAGCAGGTTGAGGCGTTCGTCACATTCTGGAGAAACAGTCGCTTGGTGAACTGGCCCGAACGTCTCCTTCCCCCAAAGCGTTGA
- a CDS encoding transposase family protein, giving the protein MHRKQFKRRPGVYPETFAQMEAVLAEREGRKEKSGRPAVLRVAEQLLLTLEFWRGYRAFAHPGDDWGVREATVHCRVERVEPALIASEQFRLPRKRALREALTV; this is encoded by the coding sequence ATGCATCGGAAGCAATTCAAGCGGCGGCCTGGGGTCTATCCCGAGACGTTTGCACAGATGGAAGCGGTGCTGGCGGAACGGGAGGGGCGGAAGGAGAAATCAGGCCGCCCAGCGGTACTCCGCGTCGCCGAACAATTGTTGCTCACCCTCGAATTCTGGCGCGGGTACCGGGCGTTCGCACACCCTGGCGATGACTGGGGCGTGCGTGAGGCCACCGTGCACTGCAGGGTGGAGCGGGTTGAACCAGCCCTCATCGCCAGCGAGCAGTTCCGGCTGCCCCGGAAACGCGCGCTTCGAGAGGCATTGACCGTCTAG
- a CDS encoding NAD(P)/FAD-dependent oxidoreductase, protein MTTASGDVAVIGAGIVGAACAWRLTERGLKVVVLEQGSPGGGSTGKSAAGVRAQFTSATNILLSKHSIEEYASMPEAGYHPGGYLMLVPEAQWPAHQLAIDLQHRLGVPTERLTPDEAQKHAGFLPDGLGGCTFCSTDGSVDAHGLTMAYVNRARQAGARFLLDTQVTRIQRSGEVWQLTTPTGTVEAPLLVNASGAWAGEVGALAGLDIPVHPARRMVFTTGPLKLPRPLPMIFDLASGVWLRSEGERIILGRADPADTGWREGMDWDWLEPTLEAAMTRFPWLETASLDRRASWWGYYELTPDHQPIMGQMPGVDEWLNVCGFSGHGVMQAAASARVIAQEALGETPFIDISPLRYERFSHMQHDVTDIQV, encoded by the coding sequence ATGACGACCGCGTCGGGGGACGTGGCGGTCATCGGAGCAGGGATTGTCGGGGCAGCTTGCGCGTGGCGACTCACTGAGCGAGGTTTGAAGGTCGTGGTGCTCGAGCAGGGCAGTCCAGGGGGCGGGTCAACCGGGAAGAGCGCTGCGGGTGTTCGCGCGCAGTTCACCTCGGCAACCAACATCCTCCTGTCCAAGCACAGCATTGAGGAGTACGCCAGCATGCCGGAGGCCGGATACCACCCGGGCGGCTACCTGATGCTGGTGCCTGAGGCGCAGTGGCCCGCCCATCAACTCGCCATTGATCTCCAGCACCGGTTGGGCGTGCCCACAGAGCGACTCACTCCAGATGAAGCTCAGAAGCACGCCGGGTTTCTGCCAGACGGCCTCGGCGGCTGCACTTTCTGCAGCACAGATGGTTCCGTGGATGCCCACGGATTGACGATGGCGTACGTCAACCGGGCGCGGCAGGCGGGTGCGCGGTTTCTCCTGGACACCCAGGTCACCCGGATCCAGCGCTCCGGCGAAGTCTGGCAGCTCACCACGCCCACTGGAACAGTAGAAGCCCCACTGCTGGTCAACGCCAGCGGCGCCTGGGCCGGTGAGGTGGGTGCGTTGGCGGGGTTGGACATCCCCGTTCATCCCGCCCGGCGAATGGTCTTTACCACGGGACCGCTCAAGCTGCCACGGCCACTGCCGATGATCTTCGATCTGGCCAGCGGTGTATGGCTGCGCTCTGAAGGTGAACGCATCATTTTGGGCCGTGCCGACCCGGCGGATACGGGCTGGCGAGAGGGCATGGACTGGGACTGGTTGGAGCCCACGCTCGAAGCGGCCATGACGCGGTTTCCCTGGCTGGAAACGGCCTCACTGGATCGCCGGGCGAGCTGGTGGGGGTATTACGAGCTCACTCCGGATCACCAGCCCATCATGGGGCAAATGCCCGGCGTGGATGAATGGCTGAACGTGTGCGGATTTTCAGGGCACGGCGTTATGCAGGCGGCGGCCTCAGCCCGCGTCATCGCGCAGGAAGCCCTGGGGGAAACGCCATTCATCGACATCTCTCCGTTGCGGTACGAACGCTTCTCCCACATGCAGCATGACGTCACCGACATTCAAGTCTGA